DNA from Thunnus maccoyii chromosome 5, fThuMac1.1, whole genome shotgun sequence:
ctagaaatgaTTTCCACATATTAAGAGTAGGCTAAGGCTTAATACATGTtggaattattatatatgacttaattagtattttttactatttagttggatgacgaagaaaccattctgaatatgtcacataaaaaaacttaaaagtaataTCAGACTGTCTCTGTTACTGAaacaaagagtggaaaagtagttaatgactgatgagtagtatctgacccaaatgttgcatttataatcatgggagtCAATTCACAGTGAGTGGATTATTTGTCCAATAAAAGACAAtctttggtttttatttccagttatcatcacacaggtgtctcatgttattctgagctgcagtgatggaatcaaagtgtaaaatcatccacactgtcagctgtcactccgGGGATAACATCAACTTtgtacaattaaaatgcagttaaaatcattgttatgtgtttagtgttatAAAGGATCTCTCcatttgttagaagctctgttttaaaaccagagtagaaatagaaagcctggaagaataaaatgtttccactgatctataaagatatatattgctcttttttacttgtcactttattgtaacctcaggacttttgtccatatcaggatcctgtaggaatgatgactctttatttccagtgatctgattggtcaatgGTCAGGGTGTTGATAGGTTGTGATctgatcctctgaagttaacctgctccagagcaggttagctgttcatCATATtttaccatggtgatgtacccTGGTAAGAAATGAATTACTATTGTaaccctgaaaacccagagttaaacctgaagttacctcgctaatcccaaatcctgcttcgtagtacaggcctgACTCCATCAGGGGTGCCAGTGGACGTTTTGCCTAGAACACCAAACAGCCCTTTGTTAACAGTTGTATGTCTTGTGTAAATCATCTGGTATATAAATACTAACGTATTTCATATTCTTGTTCTGTAAATTATATTatacaacatatatacatatatacaaacactTTATTTCCCTGCTTATTACATTATAGTGTTTATGAACTGTTTCTATGCTGCTTATTGATGTTGAATGATGCACAGAATCACATGAATTTCACTCAAGCGAGATGGCAGCTACTGAACATCTGCTAAGatagttagcattagcatgagtTTAGCATGACTGgacttaaaggggacctattatgctttttcctgattttcagttatatatataatgttacaacattggatgttcatattaaatgtggtcaacatgtcaaataatgaggtaaacgtatgtagaactaatccctgtgagcaaaaagcaccaacttcagactgctctgaacacttggTTTCCAACAGTGTTTGGACTTTCAGCCCAAGCAGACACCAACTCATTACGTAATTATTTAAATGGTCATGTGCTCCACTCACAGAGAGTGAGTTAactgctctgctccgctaatattatggcatttttccattgttttggagGTAGTCACGAcaagccatgactccattacacatcagggcaaaataaaatgagtagtttacctgttggaggtgtgctgggcATCTGCAGcgcttcatcaaacatcatcatcactatggctgtttctgcttgtactattcttccctgcattatttcgaactgatctgctgaacaaagagcttcaaatatctccatatgcTAACGCTAACGAAGCTCCACTAATTTagtgaggaacacatttaatttcctgtaaattcttcataaGAAAAGTCTCCTATTATTTAgtcatgtttaatatgaagcagtaaagcaggaaatattgggtttgcatcagcggtaacttaacatgCCTCTGATAcataaagctggccaatcagaacagagtgggctcattggaaAGGGGGTCTCAAAGAGAAAGGAGCTAAGACcgcctgttagagacagaggctgaactgaggggctgcataaagggccagtataagataaataatgaattaattaaactgtgaatcatgcaaagctactctagttgATTCCTGGAATAAAGGTTTAGAGCAGGAAATGaacataataggtcccctttaaagctGCTGCTTCATTCAGGGATGTGGaatagtatttttacatcaaagaTAATGTAGAAAAATCAATAAGTACATTAAATTTTAGTTCAGATGTTACTTTTAGTTATTGgaaacatttgatttcattttctttttgttttttattttgatacttttgtttttgtttttattgctagTTTCTATTGACTTCATTATTATACGTCAAAttattttcacttcttttctgatctatgtttgttttgtcctttcttgttttaatgagatTGTCGGTGTTGTTTTGTGGAGCTCAGCAAGCCCAGCGAACACATTGTGGaagctaatggggatccaaataaaaaacagacgAATAGCTTTAGCTTTCTTTGGTTAGTATTTACATAGCATCTTTAATTTGataatttctgtttctttgtgttgtgtctcatgaaacagacagtaaaccttATTTAAACAAACAGCACTTTATTATTTCTCAGTGTTAACAGTGTCTAGTAGCAGGAGTCCAGGATGCGCCTCATGCTCATGAACCTCATGCTGCCCATGCCCAGGTTCATGAAGGTCCTGTGCTCTCCAGGCCTCATGTACACCATCCTGCCTCTGAACTGGGGCTGCTCGAACATCAGCCAGTGTCCCTCCATCACGTTACAGGACATGCAGTTGGACATGCGGAAACGCTCCATGATGTCCTCGCAGTCGTCCATCAGCTCGGACATCTGGCCTCCGAAGTTCTCCCTCTCGTAGATCTTCATCCTGAAAGATCCACGGTGCTGCAACACATGGAGCCACTCATCAGTAATCAATAATCAGTCAGTGTCAGTAGAATGTATGAAGAGTTCTTGGGAGTTAATTTAGATCAGTCCTTATTTTTACCAAAATACATTACATGGCcagaagtatgtggacacctgatCAAAGTACATTCTATGGGGTTGAGGTTAAAGTATAGGTtcaaaatttttcaagtctgtcttaacaCAACAGTTAGGAAACCAAATGAACatcaaaacaggtttttcttgctgtaatcattcctcctcttcatgctgaccattagaagatcctttcataatgcaatTACAacataagtgatgggggacaaaatccacagtcctccttctgtatttaaaagttttcctgaagctaatgtgaagcttcagttgtccacatatgtcaaatcaagtagatatctttcaacgttacagtcttttttagtgccaaagtccctgtTTTTCTTACTATACTTccaacagggaaacactatcTGAAGTCTTTATGTTTAATGTTGAAATGGGAAACGAGACAAAACTGTCAGCACAAAAGTAGAACACTTTGtgtcaaatgtaattttttgcTGAAGCGTtaagatttcacttttttcacgATATACTTTTGTACAGATAGTATACAGTATTTATCCTAAGGAGCAGACTgtgtgaactgttttttttttttatcttagcAAAAGCATaagcaaaactttaaaaaaaaatctaacctTTTAACTTAGAAAACAGATCAGTGGGATAAGTTTTATATCAAttagataaacaaatatataaatttaaCATAGTGTTGTAGGAAAGAGTCACACATGAAAGGGAAGACATATTTCCTGAGAAGCTTTTGGTCTCAATGACagaataattatttttcttactcGACAATATTCAGAACTCACGATCACAttaacaaaacatgtttattctATGAATGCTGAAGAATAAACTTTACTGTTACACCTAGTTGGATTTACCCTGCCAGCGTTTTTAAAATCCTCTCTTTCTACATCATCTGCTTGTGGTAACTACAGTCTGGTTCATGTTGGAGAAAGATGGTGGTTGTGGAGAATAAACTATGATCAAAACACTTAATTAAAGGATGATTGGAGAATACAATAAGTACACTTGTTGGCTTTCTTATTTGTTTGTGGTTTCAGGCGCAGAACTataaatttttacattttagtttttgcacagattaaaaaattaagatatatcatgttaatcagtgagctttacaggtgctggATTTTgtaacctttggacagagccaggctagctgttcccccgtttccagtctttatgctaagctaagctaaccacacCCTGACTTCAGCTCCATATTGAGCTGACCCTGATGTCCATCCGAACATCTGACTCTCAGAAAAGAagacagtgtttcccaaaatgttgggCTCTTCCTGAAGGTCACAatttaactattttgattatcgattaatcgtttggaatatttttttaagaaaaaaaatcaaattttctgattccagcttctcaaatatgaatattttctggtttctttgttattctttgacagtaaactgaatatctttcagTTGTGGATTGTTCATCAGGACAATGCAAGGTATTTGAGGACGCCACCTTGGGCTTTGAAAACAGTGATCGACACTTTTCAccattatctgacattttatagaccaaacaactaattgattaatcaagaaaataattgacagattaattgataatgagaatagttgttagttgcagctctaaactctTGTCACTGTGTATGAAAGTCAGACATGCTACTTGTCCTTCCACCACTCCGACCTCCACATCCTTACATTGTGAAAGTCTTACTGTCAATCAGTCTGTAATGTGATTGTGTTGTGTGGTTACCATGGGGATCATGCGGCAGGACCTGATGCAGTCGCTCATTCCCATCATGCTCATGTAGTCGGAGTACTCGCCCCTCCTCAGGAAGTACTGGTTGCCCATGAAGTTGGTGCGGTCATAGACCATGAAGCAGCCTTTCTCCACCCTGCAGGACTGACACCTGCTCAGGAAGGTGGACAGGTCGGGGCAGTCACTGTTGCACTCATAGGAACGACCCTGGAAGTTCCTCTCCTCGTAGAAGACGatctgagacagagacagaagagttgttgtctatactgtatatatgaaaataatcattggtcACAGctttactccattacaagtaaaagtcctgcatgaaaaatcctacgTAAGTAAAattacataagtattatcagcttgatgtagttaaaatattgcagtaaaagt
Protein-coding regions in this window:
- the LOC121897508 gene encoding gamma-crystallin M2-like yields the protein MSTTDMNMRSKIVFYEERNFQGRSYECNSDCPDLSTFLSRCQSCRVEKGCFMVYDRTNFMGNQYFLRRGEYSDYMSMMGMSDCIRSCRMIPMHRGSFRMKIYERENFGGQMSELMDDCEDIMERFRMSNCMSCNVMEGHWLMFEQPQFRGRMVYMRPGEHRTFMNLGMGSMRFMSMRRILDSCY